TCCCCAGAGTCCAATCAGGGGGGAAATGACGACATCAGTGGAGTATCTAGTGATATATTGTCGACATCTCTATCTAGGTTTGTCGAACTCTTTGTTCCTCGGCAAAGTAATTTTCAATGAGACAACACCAATATTATAATTTCTAAATCAACGTCATTCTTTTCCCACACGATCCTTGTATTTTATGAGTTGAAGCAACAAGAGAAATGATCAATTCTAACTTAGCAGTTTTACACATACTCAATACGTTGTACTCTTTCACCTTCGTTAAAGTTTTGTCCTATTCGGGTTTTCCTTATCACTGTTTTAACAAGGCAACACATTTTAAAGTTCTGCTACTGAACCTCACCAAAAGAAATGTCGTAGGGCCTACAACCATGAATATGTAGGCCATCAAATTGCTAGGTTTTCTGTTATATGTGTATAAAAAATAGTGTTGTCATGTAATACGTCTACTCTAATCAATAAGAAATCATCTTTTTCCTCGGCCTCTTTATTTTTACCTatatattattattcaaaaacttatttctttctttcttagtaGACCTAACCTTCCTTATACTTTTCCTCGATGTTTGATCCATTTTCTAGTAACGATATTATGTTAATAGGGAAGTGGAGTCAAAAAGATTTTGATGGTTTAGATAATCTTGATTAGCATGGCCAACATACAAATTATGTACCATCTTCCTTTGAATCTTGATAATAATGGCTCAATCAATTGGTTTCCTTTCCTTTTATTAGCTTTACCACTAAGTATTCCTAACCCAACGAACTTTCACTAAACCTTTTTTGTTCTTTTACTTTTCTTTCCATTGCTTCTTAGATGTTTCTTCAAATAATTCCAATTAAAGCTACAAAGTGTTCTCACACTAGACAAATGAAATTTAgagcaaaagaaagatgaaaaggaaGTGTCTGTAGTGTACATTGCAATATTGCAATCCTCCAAAATACATATTAAAGCAAAACCCACTAATATCCCTTTCATATTAAGGAGGTGTCTATAGTGTACATTGCTCTTTTTAATCTCGTCGCCTTCTTCGTCATTAAGTTTAGCATCCTCTTCATCTATACATTTCCTTGTTCATGAAATTTTAGTTCATTCAAATACCAAGCAATAGGAACCAAGGAGATAGATCGAGCAAGCGAGCGAGCGAGAGAGGTATTCATTCGTTTGTTCATACATCAACCTAAAGAAATCTAGAATGGGTACAGATTGGGGACCAATCGTTATAGCAGTGGTGCTATTCATTCTGCTATCACCGGGATTAATCTTCCAGTTGCCGGCTAGGCATAAATTTGTGGAGTTCGGGAATATGTACACAAGTGGGCTTGCTGTTCTTGTTCATGCCATACTATTCTTTTGCATACTCACGGTATTGGTGGTTGCCGTTGGCATACATATTCACGTATAGTAAAACTGAATCATGCAATTGAATGTCCTGAGTTCATATCAACAACAATTTGTAGTCTTTACTTTGTTCTTTTAATGTTAAGAGGCTCAAAGCCCCAAGGAAGTTATGTTTATATATCTTTTATTGAGAATCAACCACTACTCATGTTACATATTGATCTCATTTCCAATTTCTACATGCTAACAAATAAAGGTACTAGCTTGTTTCAGCTATCCACGAATCAAACATATTCGTAGTGGTTTGGCGCAAATGAAGCTATGAACTAAGAAAATATCATCTGAATAACAAAGATACCAGCATTCTCAGATACAACACAAATCAGAACAAAGTCACAGTGAAGTACATCATTACATTCTTTAGAAATAAAAACTAACAGAACCAACAAAAACTACTCATTGATCCATGGTCTCTCAAGTTACAGATACAATAATTATAAAAATGTAGGAGAAGATGATCAAGAAGGTTTAATCTTTAGCTTCTTACCGGAGACACGAGACGGATCGACGTTTAATTAACCGGCATAGATGTGAACATGAAGGGCTAATGTGAGAATGGTGAAGATAGCAAAAAATATGAGAGTATGAATGACTATGGATTTCCCATTAGTCTTGAAACTTCCAAACTCCATATGCCTAGTGTGACCTGGTAGCTGAAATAATAAACCTGGTGACAATAGAATGAATAGAATCACTCCAATCAATACTGGTGCCCAATCTGCCATTTTTcacttcctcctcctcttcttcttcttcttcttcctccaaaaCCACCACCAGCAAAGCTACAAGCTTTCAGACTTCAAACTCTGTGTGTAGTGAGTGAATGGTGCAGGAGATATTGTAACGTTATTTTTAGTGAACTCTAGAAAAAGAGAGAAGTGAACAAAGAGACAAACAAACTCAGCATTCAACAATGTAAGACTCCAGACCCCGATGTGATTGTAGTGGTCACTACTGACTAAAAACTGACCGACTCACTTGAACGCTTGGAATCTAATTCTCTGTTCTCGGGAGGGACCCCTAAAATTAATTTAATAAGATTGTTGGTAAAACTCATGGCCTACTTATCAACCATCCATCTCAATTAAGCATCATTTGGTTTGCTATCCCTACTTCTGTGATAGGGATGATGATGAAAGCTAGTTATGTTGCATTCTAACTGCTTTATTGCATTCTTAATGGAAATTGGCTAATAATTCAGCATAATTGCACCAAAAACACTTCCTAACCCCAGAATTTGTAA
This genomic stretch from Papaver somniferum cultivar HN1 chromosome 5, ASM357369v1, whole genome shotgun sequence harbors:
- the LOC113281453 gene encoding uncharacterized protein LOC113281453, giving the protein MGTDWGPIVIAVVLFILLSPGLIFQLPARHKFVEFGNMYTSGLAVLVHAILFFCILTVLVVAVGIHIHV
- the LOC113281452 gene encoding uncharacterized protein LOC113281452; this translates as MADWAPVLIGVILFILLSPGLLFQLPGHTRHMEFGSFKTNGKSIVIHTLIFFAIFTILTLALHVHIYAG